From Niallia sp. Man26:
TACTCTTAATCAAAAAATGCTTATATTCTACGATTCCAGTAAAACCTAGTTTTTTGCACACCCTAAAAATAGTCGGTTTACTGACAAACATCTCTTTAGCTAACGTATCTGCCGAAAGCTTAATCACCTTGTCAGGATTCTTAAGCATAAATTCATAGGCTTGCTTTTCAATTTCACTAAACTCTGCTAAGTTCACTCTGATAGACAAAGTTAATCATTCCTTTAAGAAGGTCTTTTAAATTTTTTTAAGAGAAATCATTATTTTTAATTGCCTCTTTCATCCAGTAACCAGACTTTTTAATCGTTCTTTCCGTATTTTCCAAATTTAAGGACACAAGGCCATATCGGTTTTTATAAGCATTCGTCCAAGACCAGTTATCAACAAAAGTCCATAAATGATAACCGAAGCAATTAGAGCCTTCGTCGATGGCTTTTGCCAGCCAGCCTAAGTGCTCCTTAATAAAGTCAATTCGGTAATTATCTTCAATGAAGCCATCATCATTTTTAAATCTTTCTTCTCCTTGCACACCCATGCCGTTTTCAGAAACATACCACTTGATATTGCCATACTCATTTTTTACACGCATAGCAATATCGTATAAGGCTTTCGGATATATTTCCCAGCCTCTGTATTCATTCATTCTTCTGTTTGGCATTTCATATGGCTCATAATACCATTCTGGCGTGAAAGGTGAAAATGGGTTCGGCAAACCATCCCTTGCTTTTACGCGCATAGGCTGATAATAATTAATGCCGATAAAATCTACTGTATTTTCCTTTATTGCAACTAAGTCTTCTAAATGATGATGAAACATACAGTCATGTTTCTTTAAGATGTTCAAATAATCAGGATGATACTCTCCTCTTACACATGGATCCATAAAAATTAGGTTAATAAATAAATCGGCCACCCGGCCCGCTTCCACGTCAGCAGGATTTTCACTGCGAGGTATTGGCGGCAGCAGATCAACAACAATCCCAATCTCACCACTATATCCGCCTTTACGGTATGCGCTTACAATTAACGAGTGGGCTAGCAAAATATGATAGTTAGCCTGAACATATGATTGCATGCTCATTTCATTTGGGTAAATAAGATTATGCCAATATGCTCCCTTTGTATAAGCTACAGGCTCATTAAAAGAAATCCAATACTTCACTCGATCACCAAACAGTGCAAATGCAGCTTCTGCGAACTTCACATAAAGATCGACAACATGTCTGCTTTTAAAGCCACCATATTTCTGTTCAAGCTCATAAGGCATATCAAAATGGAACAGGTTCATCATCGGCTCAATCCCATTTGCAATCATTTCGTCGATATAATGGTTATAAAATTGAACAGCCTCCTGATCAACTTCACCTGTTTCGAAGTCCTTTATCAATCTCGACCATTGGATTGACGTTCGGAAGGAATTCAAGCTCAGCTCCTTCATTATGCTCACATCTTCCGCATATTGTTCATACACATTGGAAGTCGTTTCTGGTCCAATCTTTTCATAAAATCTTTCGGAATCTTTTTTATACCAATAATCCCATATAGAATCATTTGTCTTTTGTTTATATCCTTCACTTTGAGGCCCGCTTGAAGCAGTTCCCCATAAGAAATCTTTCGGAAATTGTATTTTTGTCATGTTGTTGCACCTCCTATCAACACTATATTTTTCTGAAGGGACTTTGTAAATGTTTATAGAGCTGACTGTACTATCGTATTCTTTTTTGTACTCTCCTTAAATAAGGCTCTAATCTTTATCAAGTAAAGGAAGGTAATGAGGGTTTGTTAGCAGGTGATTTTGCAAAGATTGAAAGAGAGGTGTTAAGTACATCCATTCACAAAGAAAAAAGTTGCCTGTCTTGTATATAGGCAACTGGTTTATTTTATGATTTTTACGTCCAATAACTTTAGACAGGGAAATATAATTATTATAAACACTTTTTAATGTCGTTTATCGCTTGCAAATGAATACCTTCATGAAAGATGGTTCTAATTAACACTTGTTCTATTGTTCGCATTCCCATCTCAGTAGGGGGATATACTTCTTCTAATCGGCTTCCATAGTTCTCCATCAATTTAACAGGTTGTTCTTTCAGCAATTTTTTCAGTTCTAGATAAGAAGGCGTTTCAGCTGAGAAATGAACCGGTGTTGTTCCATAACCAAACCAATTGCGAAAAACATCAGGAACATCTGTTTTTTCCTTTGTTAGGGTCTCAATCCATAAGTATTGATCCAAGTAAATATGCCCCATATTCCATCTAATATTATTATTAAAATTATGTGGTACTATCTCAGCTGCCTCTGCACTTACACCATTTAAACTATCTAAAACATCTTCTCGGTACGTTTCTAACTGTTTAAAAAGAATCATATGGCGTTCCTCCATTTTTTCTCTCCTTTCTAATAAAGATATATTTATTATTCGGGACCTTTTACTTTTTCCCTTGTTGAATTTTTGGTAACAGCATAACTTCAGCTAACTGCCAAAAGAGCATTAATCTCCCTGGATTAATGCTCCCATTAGTTACATATCTTCATACTTTATGTTTTGAACTTCCCCGTTTTCCACTTTAGCCCATTGTTCAATCTTATTTTCTTTATTCAAGTAAAGCATGTATTCCAGATTACTTTCATCGTCCACTGGTTTTACTAAATACGTTCTCGTAGCTGCCCACCATGCTTCATGTGATTGTCTATCTACCACTGTAATCTCAAAACCCAATTTCGACTCTATTTGTTGGACTTCCTTGTATCTGTCCACAGACTGCCATATGAATAATCCTACTACCACAAGAAGGACTATTCCTATGGCAATAAACAACTTATTGCGCTTTGAATTATCTCTCCTGATTTCCGCCATTACAATCCTCCATATGTAATCATTAAAATCTTTCACTGACTCTTTTTAGTAAACCTTGGTTTACTAATGCTGCAAGCAATAAAAAGAACATGGATAGTAAAATACCAGAGGCCCCTTTATTCAGAGAAGCACATAAAGGAAACGTAATCGCTGCAAGCATGAACATTAATTTCATCATTTTTATGACCTTCATATTACATACGTTTAATCGCTTAAAAGAGTTCCAAAAACGTATAATATTGTAATATCTCTCATATCCCTTTCTTGCTTAGTTG
This genomic window contains:
- a CDS encoding DinB family protein encodes the protein MEERHMILFKQLETYREDVLDSLNGVSAEAAEIVPHNFNNNIRWNMGHIYLDQYLWIETLTKEKTDVPDVFRNWFGYGTTPVHFSAETPSYLELKKLLKEQPVKLMENYGSRLEEVYPPTEMGMRTIEQVLIRTIFHEGIHLQAINDIKKCL
- a CDS encoding glycoside hydrolase family 1 protein, with translation MTKIQFPKDFLWGTASSGPQSEGYKQKTNDSIWDYWYKKDSERFYEKIGPETTSNVYEQYAEDVSIMKELSLNSFRTSIQWSRLIKDFETGEVDQEAVQFYNHYIDEMIANGIEPMMNLFHFDMPYELEQKYGGFKSRHVVDLYVKFAEAAFALFGDRVKYWISFNEPVAYTKGAYWHNLIYPNEMSMQSYVQANYHILLAHSLIVSAYRKGGYSGEIGIVVDLLPPIPRSENPADVEAGRVADLFINLIFMDPCVRGEYHPDYLNILKKHDCMFHHHLEDLVAIKENTVDFIGINYYQPMRVKARDGLPNPFSPFTPEWYYEPYEMPNRRMNEYRGWEIYPKALYDIAMRVKNEYGNIKWYVSENGMGVQGEERFKNDDGFIEDNYRIDFIKEHLGWLAKAIDEGSNCFGYHLWTFVDNWSWTNAYKNRYGLVSLNLENTERTIKKSGYWMKEAIKNNDFS